The following nucleotide sequence is from Archocentrus centrarchus isolate MPI-CPG fArcCen1 chromosome 6, fArcCen1, whole genome shotgun sequence.
aggtggaactAAACCCAGGaattccagatggtattctaactgtgaggcagcagtgctaaccaccacgccaccatgctgcccacatACCAGTATATGCCAGCacgaggtcagaggtccaaagtaacatgATATTTAGAATTCGTTTATATATCATTCCCTATGTGTCTGtagttgtcaatacaaacaatggcagtaagaaacataagTTTAAATAGCTTTATATTTCATTATTAACACATTGACCTTCAGATGTATTTTGatgtattttaaatctttatatggtactttctatatgaTGACAATAAACActacacttgtaagaatcatagtttctaaattataagttgttttttttttttttcaaatttcaaccaataaataatgacattgaCCTAAAAGACCTTGGTGGATATAATCCAAATTGTAATGAATTGTTAATATTACCCCACtatacacccctacaaagtttcatcaaaattaattcaaaactttttgagctattgTGTTTGTAGACAGAATGATGACACATACGCATGCTTGCATGTATGCAAACACCataggtgggaagtaacaaagtagaAATACTTTCAGTCAGGTATCTGCacgttgagttttttttttttctgacaacattttacttttactccctacatttttacacaaatatctgtactttctacttcttacattttcaaaaaaggCTTGTTACTTTAGATTTAACATGTCTGAGGGAAGTTTTATTTCCAGTCACTGCACCTTCAAActtcatataatttatgtatcatttatagagctatactcaggggttaaagtggatcGAAACGATCCCAAACAATGTTTTCGGTCTGTAATTTGTGGTCGCAGAaattcagcatctagctagcgtTACAGAAGAGGAGTAAATATAAAAGAAGCAATgtgttgtggcaggtaatttcaaatgcagcgTCTCTAAATGCTCAGCAGATATCAGTAAACACAAAGTGTCAGTAGTTTGTTACACAGCAAGCCTGTTAGCTAAAAGATCCAACTGCTGTTTTTCCAGGGAGAGATAGAATGAGCGGTAACTTCACTTAAAGATGgaaaaagatgtaagaaagaggagaggagaggaagaagagaggctataTTCATAGTTAAGGGCATCTAAcatcagtgacatctgataacCTGGAAGTTTAAATCAGATCTTGACTCTCTaagttatgttttttcatatGTCCTGCAAAAGGTACACtatttttgtgttattcaacagttgcatgaaaatactgcagtttagtgcaggataaatgGGGTAGTTtcctgtactgtggtgaatttacagtaaagctctatGTTGGACTCGTGCAcatggctgtggtgttcatgatcAATtttaggttacatcaagtgcATTAGAGaggagtttgaatttaagctgatgatgctccgattcattcattcagttcaACCTTTAGCTTCAGTCTTTTACTGGAACAGTCTAATTGCAACTGCTCGAGGACTCCAGTGTCTCATGCAACTAGGAGGGTAGGATGCCCTGATGTGAGGTGTGTCACGTTCTTCTCTagtataaaagtataaaagcaCAGGTACAGACTTGCTTTCTTTTGACACAGAAAGGTAGTACTAATTCTCATATTGTTTTACCTTATTAAAAATTCTCCTGTAGCctaatcaaaatcaaaatcaaaatcaaagaaagctacacaaactAAACAACAAGACAATATCACTGGGCATACTGACCTTTATATGGTTTATATGCATACATTTCTAACTAACATCAGTGTATGAACATTAGTAAGATGTAcaagaaagaaatattttttgtgtagtaattttgtgttTGGTATTACAGTGACCTGTACATGTTTATCCTGTGCAGTAACATAGTTTTCATTTAAAAGCAATATAATATAGTGGACATGTACGTGTACTTTAAGCACAGATGATGACAGACGCAGggtgttttttgcttttattattccaaaaacaatatacaaattTGTATTAAACTAAATGAGTCAAGTTCATACTATTGCACTTCTGTGGAGGGTAGCAAACCTGAGAGATAATTAGTATAATAATTTGTTTGCTAAACACAATTTATATCCTcgaaaaagaaaccaaaatttATGGTCACACAAAAGCACCAATCCAGCTTTCTGAAATAACACTTGTAATTTACTCTAGATCCATAAAATCAGTAACACACAGTGAAGTGTTCAGATATAACTGAGAAAGCAGGTTGGACTGACATGCTATGAGTTTGGATCCATGTAAAGTTACTTTTAAAATTGATTCAGTATATCAACTGTAAGTAAAAGAGCAGATTAATTATATTTCTTGATGACATCCTGCACATGTCAGGTATTCTAACTAAACAATAAACTTAAAATTTTGTGTCCTTGGTTGTTGTATAATGCTGTGTAGTGTTTTGGACATGCTGGACAATCCTGCTGGACTTTGACTGATATTTTCCCTGATATAAACTGACATAATCATTTGTACTTGATTTTGTTGCAcatgcaaaataaacatttcataacaaatacattttgagGCTATGAAGACCTTTAAAGGGTTTTTGTGACCCTGATGCTGGATTTGTCAATAGATAAtactgaacaaaacaaaacaaaacaaacttacATAACAGAGGTTTCTGATTGCTGAAAGATGTAAAGCCTTGATTGGTGGTTCTTTGGTCCAGGAggtgggttttaaaaaaaatctttggccTGGTAACAAATAAATGGCACAGCAAACTGAAACTGTACACTTTGGGAGTGTCCAGATCAGACGGCTGTGAAACTATGGCAAAGTGCTGGAGTGCCACCTCTGTCGTGGCATTAGCTTTGCTGGGCTGTTTAGTTGTGACAGAGGTAGAGGCtcaggacacagggctgtggaAAAAGCCTGCACCACCACCTCTTCCTCCGTGGCAAATCCCCCAAAACCCTCAACCTCCACCATACCCACCTGGTCCACAGCCAAAGCCCCAGGATCCTCAACTACCACCGTACCCACCTCCTAAGCCACCAAGACCCCAGGACCCTCAATTTCCACCATACCCACCTCCTAAGCCAAGACCCCAGGATCCTCAATTTCCACCATACCCACCTCCTAAGCCAAGACCCCAGGACCCTCAATTTCCACCATACCCACCTCCTAAGCCACCAAGACCCCAGGACCCTCAATTTCCACCATACCCACCTCCTAAGCCAAGGCCCCAGGACCCCCAACTTCCACCATACCAACCTCCTCCTCAGCCAACGCCCCAGGACCCTCAACTTCCACCGTACCCACCTCCTAAGCCGCCAAGGCCCCAGGACCCCCAATTCCCTCCTTACCCGCCTCCTCACCCGCCAAGGCCCCAGGACCCCCAACTTCCGCCATACCAACCTCCTCCTAAGCCAAGGCCCCAGGACCCCCAACATCCGCCATACCAACCTCCTCCTAAGCCAAGGCCCCAGGACCCTCAACTTCCACCGTACCCACCTCCTAAGCCACCAAGGCCCCAGGACCCCCAATTCCCTCCTTACCCGCCAAGGCCCCAGGACCCCCAATTTCCACCGGTCCCACGTCCTCAGCTGCCAAAACCCCAGGATCCCCAACTTCCACCATATCGACCTCCTCAGTTGCCAAGGCCACAGGACCCTCAACCTCCTCCCCGGCCATTACCTCCTTTGCCACAAACAGCCAATGATCCGAAACTCCCTAAGTTTCCCCAGAATCCAAAAGTCCCTCCAGTGGGCCCTGGTGTTAATAcctgtgaagtggaaagaagtctgagagtcccatgtggaggTTCTCAGGTTGGAAGTTCTGCTGCTGCATGTGAAGCCATAAACTGCTG
It contains:
- the LOC115781387 gene encoding zona pellucida sperm-binding protein 1-like, with product MAKCWSATSVVALALLGCLVVTEVEAQDTGLWKKPAPPPLPPWQIPQNPQPPPYPPGPQPKPQDPQLPPYPPPKPPRPQDPQFPPYPPPKPRPQDPQFPPYPPPKPRPQDPQFPPYPPPKPPRPQDPQFPPYPPPKPRPQDPQLPPYQPPPQPTPQDPQLPPYPPPKPPRPQDPQFPPYPPPHPPRPQDPQLPPYQPPPKPRPQDPQHPPYQPPPKPRPQDPQLPPYPPPKPPRPQDPQFPPYPPRPQDPQFPPVPRPQLPKPQDPQLPPYRPPQLPRPQDPQPPPRPLPPLPQTANDPKLPKFPQNPKVPPVGPGVNTCEVERSLRVPCGGSQVGSSAAACEAINCCFDGQQCYFGKTVTVQCTRDAQFIVVVARDVTLPNLDLQTISLLGGGQGCTNVDSNSAFAIYQFPVTACGTIFMEEPGVIVYENRMTSSYEVAVGPSGSITRDSHYDLVFQCRYIGTSTETLIVEIFPLGNPPLPVSAVGPIKVIMRLANGQCFTKGCHESDVVYNSFYTDADYPVTKVLRDPVYVEVQLLEKTDPMLVLTLGRCWVTTSPYPHTFPQWDILVDGCPYRDDNYLSSLVPVGPNSGLQFPSHYRRFFFKMFTFVGSPVKTPTVKESMNEKLYLHCSTAVCVNGQFVSCEPVCTRRKRAVEAADQERIEPKTVVSSGPLIMTAPE